A genome region from Triticum aestivum cultivar Chinese Spring chromosome 2B, IWGSC CS RefSeq v2.1, whole genome shotgun sequence includes the following:
- the LOC123042750 gene encoding isocitrate dehydrogenase [NAD] catalytic subunit 5, mitochondrial, whose product MAMRRLLQGVVLPRTTGRCVGASSFSTSTEAIRATLFPGDGIGPEIAESVKQVINVAGVPIEWEEHYVGTEVDPRTQSFLTWESLESVRRNKVGLKGPMATPIGKGHRSLNLTLRKELGLYANVRPCNSLPGYKTRYDDVNLVTIRENTEGEYSGLEHQVVKGVVESLKIITRQASLRVAEYAFHYAKANGRERVSAIHKANIMRKTDGLFLQCCREVAAKYPEIKYEEVVIDNCCMELVKDPGTYDVLVMPNLYGDIISDLSAGLIGGLGLTPSCNIGEGGICLAEAVHGSAPDISGKNLANPTALMLSAVMMLRHLRFNDQADRIHNAILRTIADGKYRTADLGGKSSTSDYTKAVCGHI is encoded by the coding sequence atgGCAATGCGGAGGCTGCTTCAGGGGGTCGTTCTGCCGCGGACGACGGGCCGGTGTGTTGGGGCGTCCTCCTTCTCCACGTCCACGGAGGCCATCCGTGCAACCCTCTTCCCCGGCGATGGCATCGGGCCGGAGATCGCCGAGTCGGTGAAGCAGGTGATCAATGTTGCAGGCGTGCCAATTGAATGGGAAGAGCATTACGTTGGCACGGAGGTTGATCCCAGAACACAGAGCTTCTTGACATGGGAAAGCCTGGAGTCCGTGCGCAGGAACAAGGTTGGCTTGAAAGGCCCCATGGCCACGCCCATCGGAAAAGGCCACCGCTCTCTGAATCTCACGCTGAGGAAGGAGCTCGGGCTCTACGCCAATGTCAGACCTTGCAACAGCCTCCCGGGCTACAAGACCAGATATGATGATGTGAACCTGGTAACGATCCGTGAAAACACTGAAGGGGAGTACAGCGGCCTCGAGCATCAGGTCGTGAAGGGCGTCGTGGAGAGCCTGAAGATCATCACCCGCCAGGCGAGCCTGAGGGTCGCGGAGTACGCCTTCCACTACGCCAAGGCCAACGGCAGGGAGAGGGTCTCCGCCATCCACAAGGCCAACATCATGAGGAAGACGGACGGGCTCTTCCTCCAGTGCTGCCGCGAGGTAGCTGCCAAGTACCCTGAGATCAAGTACGAGGAGGTCGTCATCGACAACTGCTGCATGGAGCTCGTCAAGGACCCTGGCACGTACGATGTGCTGGTGATGCCGAACCTGTACGGCGATATTATCAGCGATCTGTCCGCCGGTTTGATCGGAGGCCTGGGCCTGACTCCCAGCTGCAACATTGGTGAAGGTGGCATTTGTCTGGCGGAGGCCGTTCATGGCTCTGCGCCTGATATCTCCGGCAAGAACCTCGCAAACCCTACTGCGCTTATGCTGAGTGCTGTCATGATGCTGCGCCACCTGCGTTTCAACGACCAGGCAGACCGCATCCACAATGCCATCCTCCGCACCATCGCCGACGGCAAGTACAGGACCGCTGATCTTGGTGGCAAGTCGTCGACATCAGACTACACTAAAGCAGTTTGCGGCCATATCTGA
- the LOC123042751 gene encoding mitogen-activated protein kinase kinase kinase 3 isoform X1 produces MVPKLADFGSSKLFGKGLTMVISKNLSATIGYVPPEYYSHQVVSEKFDIFSLGVVMTKIIAGPRGNSLSAEMDYQDFLDQVHENWRKRFQEKWHNSELLQAYCQQVNICITIALSCMDCDRFKRPSILDIINELNESETVIEELNPDHRWTRISDANRTPAIDSQKQSLALEEVRFLVNNLTLENNRLCEPSVSPRKEFHPNILDLPSDQRTSYRGQKSTEILVPTRLPNSPPSSRGKHCPRSHVHSIALGRPGYPTAWQDDARSISPPHPLPLPLPLPPGVPCTSSCFLHSQWKKGKLLGSGTFGQVYLGVNSESGQLCAIKEIKVIAGDSKSKECLRQLNQEIMLLNHLSHPNIVRYYGSELVNTKEMGYYGSELSSETLSLYLEFVSGGSIRKLLREYGPFEEAVLRNYTAQILSGLAYLHRRNIVHRDIKGANVFVNCNGDIKLADFSMTNHISAATSMRSFKGNPYWMAPEVIMNTNAYSLSVDIWSLGCTILEMASARPPWSQYEGVAAIFKIANSKDIPGIPDHLSSEAKSFLKLCLQRDPAARPTADQLIVHPWVKDQASVTKAPVK; encoded by the exons ATGGTACCGAAACTTGCTGATTTTGGTTCGTCGAAACTCTTTGGCAAAGGACTAACCATGGTTATCTCAAAGAATCTTTCAGCAACAAT tGGGTACGTGCCGCCCGAATACTATTCTCATCAGGTCGTCTCCGAGAAGTTTGACATATTCAGCTTAGGTGTTGTAATGACAAAGATAATTGCAGGTCCTAGAGGCAATTCCTTAAGTGCTGAGATGGATTACCAAGACTTTCTTGATCAA GTACACGAAAACTGGAGGAAAAGGTTCCAGGAGAAATGGCATAATTCCGAACTACTACAAGCATATTGCCAACAAGTGAACATATGCATAACAATAGCACTGAGCTGCATGGATTGTGATAGGTTCAAAAGACCCAGTATACTGGATATTATCAATGAACTGAACGAGAGTGAAACTGTAATCGAAGAGTTGAACCCTGATCACCGATGGACAAG GATATCAGATGCAAATAGAACACCAGCCATTGATTCCCAGAAACAAAGTCTTGCGCTAGAAGAAGTGCGCTTTCTCGTAAATAATCTGACTTTGGAGAATAACAGATTGTGTGAACCCTCAGTTTCTCCAAGAAAAGAATTTCACCCTAACATCTTGGATCTTCCAAGTGATCAAAGGACATCCTACCGTGGCCAAAAATCAACAGAAATTTTGGTCCCTACACGGTTGCCGAACTCTCCCCCTAGTTCAAGAGGCAAACACTGTCCAAGGTCACATGTGCATTCAATAGCACTTGGGCGCCCAGGATACCCTACTGCGTGGCAGGATGATGCACGGAGCATAAGCCCACCACAcccacttcctcttcctcttcctcttcctccaggCGTCCCTTGCACATCTTCCTGTTTCCTCCATTCGCAGTGGAAGAAGGGGAAGTTATTAGGCAGTGGTACATTTGGGCAAGTATACCTCGGAGTGAACAG TGAAAGTGGCCAACTGTGTGCAATTAAAGAGATTAAGGTTATTGCTGGCGATTCAAAGTCAAAAGAGTGTCTGAGGCAGCTAAATCAG GAAATTATGCTCCTAAATCATCTTTCTCATCCAAATATTGTGCGGTACTATGGCAGTGAACTGGTAAATACAAAAGAAATGGGTTACTATGGCAGTGAACTG TCTAGTGAAACACTCTCGCTCTATCTTGAGTTTGTTTCTGGGGGCTCTATACGTAAGTTGCTTAGAGAATATGGTCCATTTGAAGAGGCAGTCCTCCGGAATTACACTGCACAGATCCTTTCTGGCCTTGCATACTTGCATAGGCGGAATATAGTGCACAG GGATATCAAAGGAGCAAATGTATTTGTAAATTGTAATGGTGACATCAAACTCGCAGATTTCAGTATGACCAATCAT ATATCAGCAGCCACATCGATGAGATCCTTCAAAGGAAACCCTTACTGGATGGCTCCAGAG GTTATCATGAATACCAATGCATATAGCCTTTCAGTGGACATTTGGAGCCTTGGCTGCACCATTCTTGAGATGGCAAGTGCAAGGCCTCCTTGGAGTCAGTACGAAGGG GTGGCTGCAATATTCAAAATTGCAAACAGCAAAGACATACCTGGTATCCCAGATCATCTTTCTTCTGAAGCAAAAAGCTTTCTGAAACTCTGTTTGCAGCGTGATCCTGCTGCGCGTCCGACTGCTGATCAATTAATCGTACATCCGTGGGTGAAAGACCAAGCATCAGTTACCAAGGCTCCTGTCAAATAG
- the LOC123042751 gene encoding mitogen-activated protein kinase kinase kinase 3 isoform X2, with product MVPKLADFGSSKLFGKGLTMVISKNLSATIGYVPPEYYSHQVVSEKFDIFSLGVVMTKIIAGPRGNSLSAEMDYQDFLDQVHENWRKRFQEKWHNSELLQAYCQQVNICITIALSCMDCDRFKRPSILDIINELNESETVIEELNPDHRWTRISDANRTPAIDSQKQSLALEEVRFLVNNLTLENNRLCEPSVSPRKEFHPNILDLPSDQRTSYRGQKSTEILVPTRLPNSPPSSRGKHCPRSHVHSIALGRPGYPTAWQDDARSISPPHPLPLPLPLPPGVPCTSSCFLHSQWKKGKLLGSGTFGQVYLGVNSESGQLCAIKEIKVIAGDSKSKECLRQLNQEIMLLNHLSHPNIVRYYGSELSSETLSLYLEFVSGGSIRKLLREYGPFEEAVLRNYTAQILSGLAYLHRRNIVHRDIKGANVFVNCNGDIKLADFSMTNHISAATSMRSFKGNPYWMAPEVIMNTNAYSLSVDIWSLGCTILEMASARPPWSQYEGVAAIFKIANSKDIPGIPDHLSSEAKSFLKLCLQRDPAARPTADQLIVHPWVKDQASVTKAPVK from the exons ATGGTACCGAAACTTGCTGATTTTGGTTCGTCGAAACTCTTTGGCAAAGGACTAACCATGGTTATCTCAAAGAATCTTTCAGCAACAAT tGGGTACGTGCCGCCCGAATACTATTCTCATCAGGTCGTCTCCGAGAAGTTTGACATATTCAGCTTAGGTGTTGTAATGACAAAGATAATTGCAGGTCCTAGAGGCAATTCCTTAAGTGCTGAGATGGATTACCAAGACTTTCTTGATCAA GTACACGAAAACTGGAGGAAAAGGTTCCAGGAGAAATGGCATAATTCCGAACTACTACAAGCATATTGCCAACAAGTGAACATATGCATAACAATAGCACTGAGCTGCATGGATTGTGATAGGTTCAAAAGACCCAGTATACTGGATATTATCAATGAACTGAACGAGAGTGAAACTGTAATCGAAGAGTTGAACCCTGATCACCGATGGACAAG GATATCAGATGCAAATAGAACACCAGCCATTGATTCCCAGAAACAAAGTCTTGCGCTAGAAGAAGTGCGCTTTCTCGTAAATAATCTGACTTTGGAGAATAACAGATTGTGTGAACCCTCAGTTTCTCCAAGAAAAGAATTTCACCCTAACATCTTGGATCTTCCAAGTGATCAAAGGACATCCTACCGTGGCCAAAAATCAACAGAAATTTTGGTCCCTACACGGTTGCCGAACTCTCCCCCTAGTTCAAGAGGCAAACACTGTCCAAGGTCACATGTGCATTCAATAGCACTTGGGCGCCCAGGATACCCTACTGCGTGGCAGGATGATGCACGGAGCATAAGCCCACCACAcccacttcctcttcctcttcctcttcctccaggCGTCCCTTGCACATCTTCCTGTTTCCTCCATTCGCAGTGGAAGAAGGGGAAGTTATTAGGCAGTGGTACATTTGGGCAAGTATACCTCGGAGTGAACAG TGAAAGTGGCCAACTGTGTGCAATTAAAGAGATTAAGGTTATTGCTGGCGATTCAAAGTCAAAAGAGTGTCTGAGGCAGCTAAATCAG GAAATTATGCTCCTAAATCATCTTTCTCATCCAAATATTGTGCGGTACTATGGCAGTGAACTG TCTAGTGAAACACTCTCGCTCTATCTTGAGTTTGTTTCTGGGGGCTCTATACGTAAGTTGCTTAGAGAATATGGTCCATTTGAAGAGGCAGTCCTCCGGAATTACACTGCACAGATCCTTTCTGGCCTTGCATACTTGCATAGGCGGAATATAGTGCACAG GGATATCAAAGGAGCAAATGTATTTGTAAATTGTAATGGTGACATCAAACTCGCAGATTTCAGTATGACCAATCAT ATATCAGCAGCCACATCGATGAGATCCTTCAAAGGAAACCCTTACTGGATGGCTCCAGAG GTTATCATGAATACCAATGCATATAGCCTTTCAGTGGACATTTGGAGCCTTGGCTGCACCATTCTTGAGATGGCAAGTGCAAGGCCTCCTTGGAGTCAGTACGAAGGG GTGGCTGCAATATTCAAAATTGCAAACAGCAAAGACATACCTGGTATCCCAGATCATCTTTCTTCTGAAGCAAAAAGCTTTCTGAAACTCTGTTTGCAGCGTGATCCTGCTGCGCGTCCGACTGCTGATCAATTAATCGTACATCCGTGGGTGAAAGACCAAGCATCAGTTACCAAGGCTCCTGTCAAATAG